Proteins encoded within one genomic window of Vairimorpha necatrix chromosome 3, complete sequence:
- a CDS encoding N-terminal kinase-like protein: protein MFFSKIFSFGPKKEDLLYETPTYKMFSTFLDDKKVTKFVYKKGVKQYSLLKNIHHDNLISPIKISVKNNIFYTQPLFPFIKIYKSSTCKFNEHIFLCLAKSLVFIHEKCQISHNNIETDSLFFTEDGKIVLGGFEKSSTNIDSSFSSDNIQFSNLMQKYLKINTNLLDFIKNNKSSKYFINNEIFLFGFSDQTLENKKDFLEDFKNKKKDFIDLYKLKIIKIFIQDLNKEFENSYKYEIINTIFYIDLENYENILVLLFNVLDTNVRIYLFKNSKLFIDKVENLDKSFDSLLLGLKIRKNNLRKETINFFKNNETKFCEINKIKILETMYEFITEPEDILLVLKYVKTSNINENVDCKTDIIYRMCKNYLKIPSVRNETLNVIQIYYKSFNKNKVSTELLPLICTYLADEKLQTSTFLIIENILTDLKCHKEKIISKDWSFTELFSNKKNIKSKSVEDIKLEIEKEKKAEDSGDEWDDDW from the coding sequence atgtttttttccaaaatattttcatttggtccaaaaaaagaagatttgCTTTACGAAACTCCAACTTACAAAATGTTCAGCACATTTTTAGATGACAAAAAAGTCACCAAATTTGTATACAAAAAAGGAGTAAAacaatattctttattaaagaatattcATCATGATAACCTTATCAGTcccataaaaataagtgtaaaaaataatattttttacactcAGCCACTTTTtccttttattaaaatttacaaatctTCTACttgtaaatttaatgaACACATTTTCTTATGTCTAGCCAAAAGCTTAGTTTTTATACATGAGAAATGTCAAATATCTCATAATAATATCGAAACCGactctttattttttacagaAGATGGTAAAATTGTACTAGGTGGATTTGAAAAATCAAGTACTAATATTGACTCATCTTTTAGTAGTGACAATATACAATTTAGTAATTTAATGCAGAAATATCTAAagataaatacaaatttattagattttataaaaaataataaatcttcaaaatattttataaataatgaaatatttttatttgggTTTTCTGATCAAactttagaaaataaaaaagattttttagaagattttaaaaataaaaagaaagattttatagatttgtacaaattgaaaattataaaaatttttatacaagaTTTGAATAAAGAATTCGaaaattcttataaatatgaaattattaatacgatattttatatagatttagaaaattatgaaaatattttagttttaCTTTTCAATGTTTTAGACACGAATGTACGAATTTacttgtttaaaaattctaaactttttattgacaaagttgaaaatttagataaatCTTTTGATTCTTTACTTTTAGGCCTAAagataagaaaaaataacctaagaaaagaaactattaatttctttaagaATAATGAAACTAAATTCTgtgaaataaataagatcAAGATTTTAGAGACTATGTATGAATTTATAACTGAACCAGAAGACATTTTATTAGTCTTGAAATATGTCAAGACAAGTAATATAAACGAGAATGTAGATTGTAAAACagatataatttatagaatgtgtaagaattatttaaaaattccttCAGTAAGAAATGAGACACTAAATGTcatacaaatttattataaatcatttaataaaaacaaagtcAGTACAGAATTACTTCCTCTGATCTGCACTTACCTGGCAGATGAGAAATTACAAACTTCTacatttttgataattgaGAATATTCTGACAGATTTGAAATGTCACAAGGAAAAGATTATTTCTAAGGACTGGTCATTTACAGAATTATTtagtaataaaaagaatattaagTCTAAGAGTGTGGAGGATATCAAATTAGAAATAGAGAAAGAGAAGAAGGCGGAAGATTCAGGAGATGAATGGGATGATGACTggtaa
- a CDS encoding mitotic spindle assembly checkpoint protein MAD2B-like, giving the protein MQIQNQLQVLVHDTFSCITYIRNLLPENCFTEGFPKIKRNNKTSDLLDILENGIYDAINKQFLKNFTVFIIVDNLVVESYTFDINYCKGSGNLKRFCLALQKLKPLPLNKFMNIKLTYTNQTPFSYQPYGFKDGNGWDCSYKEKVSTLKFENIMSCVVPVSIAFIDGETNTKIENSHNTKKLEEVCTKNISRKLTDKDLNSQHELEEYKNEVKLESNRRNYEDKDKSDTYENINKQEINLDVNQINIDNKYKTDTDENINKQEVKSNNNRTNNEDKHQTDTNINVNIQEVNRESRQISELDLTQQSTFSAFDFTSQNPVLTQENKTANKNVVDPPKIKEDLQPKTKCICLVEAPDFNLIYCDFCNQWLHTVCCGYFSNEDTRIPSGNYKCDFCRNEVTKELVEKALTRRLLAILYLEKFTSKKLLSIRMGISYDKMNTIFVKLFNEGFLRRKYNSYEVIKDENTKKALKEYFKIKKTSVCIKNIKVDN; this is encoded by the coding sequence ATGCAAATCCAAAACCAATTACAAGTTTTAGTGCATGACACATTTTCTTGTATAACGTACATAAGAAACTTATTACCAGAAAATTGTTTCACCGAAGGATTtcctaaaataaaaagaaacaatAAGACCTCTGATTTACTGGACATACTAGAAAATGGAATATATGATGCCATAAACAAACAGttcttgaaaaattttacggTTTTCATAATTGTAGATAATCTAGTAGTAGAGTCTTATACATTTGATATTAATTACTGCAAGGGAAGTGGAAACTTAAAGAGGTTTTGCCTCGCTTTACAGAAGCTTAAACCACTTCCATTGAATAAGtttatgaatataaaacttACTTATACAAACCAAACACCCTTTTCATACCAACCTTATGGATTTAAAGATGGTAATGGTTGGGATTGCTCGTATAAAGAAAAGGTAAGCACATTGAAATTTGAGAATATCATGAGTTGTGTCGTGCCTGTTAGTATTGCTTTTATTGATGGAGAGACAAATACGAAAATAGAGAATAGTcataatacaaaaaaattagaagaaGTATgtactaaaaatattagtagAAAGCTGACTgataaagatttaaatagTCAGCACGAATtagaagaatataaaaacgaAGTAAAATTGGAAAGTAATCGAAGAAACTATGAAGATAAAGATAAATCAGATacttatgaaaatataaacaaacaagAAATCAATTTAGACGtcaatcaaataaatattgataATAAGTATAAAACGGACACTGATGAAaacataaacaaacaaGAAGTAAAATCGAATAATAATCGTACAAACAATGAAGATAAGCATCAAACAGATACtaatataaatgtaaaCATTCAAGAAGTAAATCGTGAATCGAGACAAATAAGCGAACTAGATTTAACACAGCAAAGCACGTTTAGTGCCTTTGATTTTACATCTCAGAATCCTGTGCTAACtcaagaaaataaaacagCTAATAAAAACGTCGTTGATCCACCcaaaattaaagaagatTTACAACCGAAAACCAAGTGCATATGCTTAGTTGAAGCTCCAGATttcaatttaatttattgtgATTTCTGTAATCAATGGTTGCACACTGTTTGTTGTGGATATTTCTCAAATGAAGATACAAGAATACCAAGTGGAAATTACAAGTGCGACTTCTGTAGGAACGAAGTGACAAAAGAATTAGTCGAAAAAGCTCTTACAAGACGATTATTGGcgattttatatttagagAAGTTTACAAgtaagaaattattaagtATTAGAATGGGAATAAGCTATGATAAAATGAATAcaatatttgtaaaattatttaatgaaGGTTTTCTAAGACGAAAATACAATTCTTATGAAGTTATAAAAGATgaaaatactaaaaaagctcttaaagaatattttaagataaaaaagacTTCTGTTtgtatcaaaaatattaaagtcgataattaa
- a CDS encoding leucine-rich repeat-containing protein: MSEIISTDYSKSDLTEIQYTKINVKTSWLIISDNKIRRIPDEIENLKYLTRLAANDNQIQVISPLICNLQNLTWVDFTRNKLKNLPVNFHNLNKITGLGLSENEFDEIPFNIYKMINLRKFGFFSNRIKKILPDIKYLRNLVKIDLSNNLLTSLPDEICELTYLNWLNLSNNKLLKLPSNFNNLIHLEELGLGMNKLVELPCMDKLYKLRILPIFKNNLKDIEISLRYCKSLEKLDFSDNEIDKLPDFLLDLPNLRYLNLKSNKINKIEIEKIEFIKSQINMIDLSDNKLDFVPFKFFKIFSNASTIKISDNPYNKPRDLRPLKISLLEKCYNKILNLKYQINPYINVLFKKIRVCDVCHNFYVNFPYYIYSPRSVEEDEHFVFVVEKVCCSVICYNKEFVHQ; encoded by the coding sequence atgtcAGAAATAATTTCCACAGATTATTCCAAAAGTGATCTTACAGAAATCCAATacacaaaaataaatgtaaaaacaAGTTGGTTAATAATTTctgataataaaataagacGTATTCCTGAtgaaatagaaaatttgaaatatttgacTAGACTTGCTGCTAATGATAATCAAATACAAGTAATTAGTCCAttaatttgtaatttacaaaatttaacaTGGGTAGATTTCACTAGaaataaattgaaaaatttaccagtaaattttcataatttgAATAAAATCACAGGCCTAGGTTTAAGTGAAAATGAATTTGATGAAATtccttttaatatttacaaaatgataaatttaaggaaatttggtttttttagtaatagAATTAAGAAGATTCTTCctgatataaaatatttaaggaATCTTGTCAAGATAGatttatcaaataatttattgacAAGTTTACCAGATGAGATTTGTGAATTGACTTATTTAAATtggttaaatttatcaaataataaattattaaaattaccaagtaattttaataatttgatACATTTAGAGGAATTAGGATTAGGAATGAATAAATTAGTAGAGTTACCTTGTATggataaattatataaattgagAATTTTACcaatttttaagaataatCTTAAAGATATAGAAATATCTTTAAGATATTGTAAATCTTTAGAGAAATTAGATTTTTCAGATAATGAAATTGATAAGCTTcctgattttttattagatttaCCAAATCttagatatttaaatttaaagagtaataaaattaataagatAGAAATAGAGAAGattgaatttattaaatctcAAATTAATATGATAGATTTAAGTGACAATAAGCTTGATTTTGTaccttttaaatttttcaagattTTTAGTAATGCGAGTACTATAAAGATAAGTGATAATCCTTATAATAAGCCCAGAGATTTAAGGCCTCTTAAGATTTCTTTATTAGAGAAGTGTTATAATAAGATATTAAATCTTAAATATCAGATTAATCCTTATATTAATGTATTATTTAAGAAGATAAGAGTCTGTGATGTGTGTCATAATTTCTATGTTAATTTTccttattatatttacagTCCCCGGAGTGTAGAGGAAGATGAGCACTTTGTCTTTGTAGTAGAGAAAGTTTGTTGTTCCGTAATTTGTTATAACAAGGAATTTGTTCATCAATAA
- a CDS encoding RNA exonuclease: MSTEAENLKRYKLNDIYRILNWIFNNKKRPQFFPVKSKDKPFSLNFIFISDYKENEFVLPTLCKLKFHEKLNFNDLPFNLTRECNIRQLLPDYSVIKKENLDLVFHIKIEQLYDNKIFINSDVNLKCPNKQNVFTKSTPYFLISLDIEMVTTKIGKEVGRISLIDNLGNVLYDKYVKPINQVINYETEYSGLTKEILDDGIENYQMIQEISEFIGKDTVVLGHGLENDFTSLGMYHDKIIDTSYLFLSTQSRRVSLQQLSRTYLKIQIQNQSHCSIIDATTCLKLLSLKIQEMLIIQNKESERIKFHDKILYHNGYEEFMRNHAYGLNICRTKSGEVKKNINGFYKKRTLTFYWYEEENKIKLEF, encoded by the coding sequence ATGTCGACTGAAGCTGAAAAtctaaaaagatataaactTAACGATATTTACAGAATTTTAAACTGgattttcaataataaaaaaagaccACAATTTTTCCCTGTAAAATCAAAAGACAAACCATTCTCCctaaatttcatatttatctCAGACTACaaagaaaatgaatttgTACTTCCAACTTTGTGTAAACTCAAATTCCACGAGAAACTGAATTTCAATGATTTACCTTTCAACTTAACAAGGGAATGTAACATCAGACAACTTCTACCTGATTATTcagtaattaaaaaagaaaatcttgATTTAGTTTtccatataaaaatagaacaaTTATACGATAacaagatatttataaatagtGACGTCAACTTAAAATGTccaaataaacaaaatgtGTTTACTAAAAGTACACCATATTTCCTTATATCTTTAGATATAGAAATGGTAACTACTAAAATAGGCAAAGAAGTTGGTAGAATAAGTTTAATAGACAATTTAGGCAATGTTTTATACGATAAATATGTTAAACCTATAAATCAAGTCATAAATTACGAGACAGAATACAGTGGCTTAactaaagaaatattagatGATGGTAttgaaaattatcaaatgaTACAAGAAATATCAGAATTTATAGGCAAAGACACTGTAGTTTTGGGCCACGGATTAGAAAATGATTTCACTTCTTTAGGAATGTACcatgataaaattatagacacatcatatttatttctaagtACTCAAAGTAGAAGAGTTTCATTACAACAATTATCAAGGACTTATTTGAAGATACAAATACAAAACCAAAGTCATTGTTCGATTATTGACGCGACGACATgtttgaaattattaagtTTAAAGATACAAGAAATGCTTATAATTCAGAATAAAGAAAGCGAGAGAATAAAATTccatgataaaattttgtaccACAATGGATATGAAGAATTTATGAGAAATCATGCTTATGGATTGAATATTTGTAGAACAAAATCTGGAGAagttaaaaagaatataaatgggttttataaaaaaagaacatTGACATTTTATTGGtatgaagaagaaaataaaattaaacttgaattttga
- a CDS encoding putative SP-containing membrane protein, with product MWPLLICLTVKIHSMNADENRRISIYNLSANNDNHEYACSILRNNLKYVHITKEEVQKQGRLVWKTITQNSIFTNMLKDSAWNDKTFYANSKLMNAYIKLLMQKFGLQSYDLYLFKNFFSAEKKIIENIADVTLEMYIVYNSCNNNAIPFEESIESILNWIVCFKENGISYMPSVIIKKCRGLLPFYKKCLNDYGTFIWTKAFLEKIKYNQNELYGAKCNINYYEFKDFVFPKVKNLTELCNYENTTDPIIATISKELCDSANTTYLRIVEDSKRIVNFENAKESGGVHFISKPSNNIKYAETDNFELLMLIILNIICFCAFLALSYILYSRCKNNKPTQPNRMTYPLKNIKDVQINDS from the coding sequence ATGTGGCCgttattaatttgtttgACAGTCAAAATACATTCTATGAACGCAGACGAAAATAGGAGGATttctatatataatttatctgCTAATAATGATAATCATGAATATGCTTGTAGCATATTGCGTAATAATCTAAAATACGTGCATATAACGAAGGAGGAGGTACAAAAGCAAGGTCGACTAGTATGGAAAACAATAACTCAAAATAGcatatttacaaatatgCTAAAAGATAGTGCTTGGAATGACAAAACATTCTATGCAAATTCAAAACTAATGAATgcatatattaaattactCATGCAGAAATTTGGGCTACAGAGCTATgatttgtatttatttaaaaattttttttcagcggaaaaaaaaattattgagaATATTGCAGATGTTACGCTAGAAATGTATATAGTTTATAATTCTTGTAATAACAATGCGATCCCTTTTGAAGAAAGTATTGAAAGTATTTTAAACTGGATTGTTTGTTTCAAAGAAAATGGTATAAGTTATATGCCGTCtgttataattaaaaaatgtagaGGCTTATTGCctttttataagaaatgCTTGAATGATTATGGGACATTTATTTGGACCAAAgcttttctagaaaaaattaaatataaccAGAATGAACTGTATGGCGCTAAATGTaacataaattattatgaatttaaagattttgtatttcctaaagtaaaaaatttgacgGAACTATGTAATTATGAAAACACTACAGATCCTATAATAGCTACAATTTCGAAAGAATTATGTGATTCTGCAAATACTACGTATTTAAGAATAGTTGAAGATTCGAAAAGGATTGttaattttgaaaacgCTAAAGAGTCTGGAGGGGTTCACTTTATTTCAAAACCttctaataatattaagtATGCAGAAACAGATAATTTCGAGTTGTTGATGTTAATAATACTGAacataatttgtttttgtgCTTTTTTGGCGTTAAGTTATATTCTATATAGTAGATGTAAGAACAACAAACCAACTCAACCCAATCGAATGACTTATccattgaaaaatataaaagacgTACAAATAAATGATAGTTAA
- a CDS encoding putative SP-containing protein: MILFQILTCTASIARNKNSANLCDSRNENFSFMPSTSERCDSGVEPLFYVSKSPEPTWNLSNDTSSDSLLDSSFDTSEGSSSQIKNNPHYKNENLYKLSYYEDDSDCVLPYYQELSNEDDDGYCMDNPVGLEPKFFHSKLPSTSENSPRYLSEDISNDEVPKKLKKNYEHFDEVEVKENFRKETVKLSDIGINSRRYSSKDIRGRDKYYNEDTNHDKYDKEATNHDKFYNENANHCKQYNEDTNHDKCCNKDTSHDKCCNKDASHDKYRQERDSITIDSDQARSNMYKKHGITKSLNMLTSLEKDTYNRRPNRSYKKSKSYDFSPERDSNNRRSSTPFEKSKLYDFTLSNTVSMISDDPGDQTAYSSVDNKNNAVNFDYKYFIEDQNWTNNDQIRHVNDINLNNEQDTNYTDRNQQNYGKNEDLSGLFTMVRDIIDRNSTINSIKSCCVDRCQNIKTKGLNGCFSAPRLDLGICSVPDTNLLVFRPGRRMCCK, translated from the coding sequence ATGATCTTGTTTCAGATTTTAACTTGTACTGCGTCAATTGCTAGAAACAAAAACTCAGCAAATTTGTGTGATAGTcgaaatgaaaatttttcatttatgcCTAGTACATCTGAAAGATGTGACTCGGGGGTAGAGCCATTGTTTTATGTATCAAAAAGTCCAGAACCTACGTGGAATTTATCAAATGATACTAGTTCAGATTCTTTATTGGACTCGTCTTTTGATACATCAGAAGGGTCTAGTagtcaaattaaaaataatccaCACTACAAAAATGAAAACCTTTACAAACTTAGTTACTATGAGGATGATTCTGATTGCGTGCTTCCTTACTATCAAGAATTATCAAACGAAGATGATGATGGATATTGTATGGATAATCCTGTCGGGTTAGAGCccaaattttttcattcaAAACTACCGTCGACTTCTGAGAATAGTCCACGATATCTATCAGAAGACATTTCAAACGACGAAGTAccgaaaaaattaaaaaagaattatgAACACTTTGATGAAGTAGAAGTAAAGGagaattttagaaaagaaACTGTAAAATTATCAGATATTGGTATAAATAGTAGACGATACTCATCTAAAGATATTAGAGGGCGggataaatattataacgAAGATACAAACCATGACAAATACGATAAAGAAGCTACTAATCATGACAAGTTTTACAATGAAAATGCAAACCATTGTAAACAATATAATGAAGATACTAATCATGACAAATGTTGCAACAAAGACACAAGTCATGACAAATGTTGCAACAAAGACGCAAGTCATGACAAATATCGCCAAGAAAGAGACTCTATAACTATAGACTCAGATCAAGCTCGTTCTAAcatgtataaaaaacacGGTATTACTAAATCTCTCAATATGCTTACAAGTCTAGAGAAAGACACATATAACAGAAGGCCGAATAGATCgtataaaaaatccaaATCTTACGATTTTAGTCCAGAAAGAGACTCAAATAATAGGAGATCAAGTACGCCGTTtgaaaaatctaaattGTACGATTTCACTTTATCAAATACAGTTTCTATGATTTCAGATGACCCAGGAGATCAAACTGCTTATTCTTCTgtagataataaaaataatgctGTAAATTTcgactataaatattttattgaagATCAAAATTGGACCAATAATGATCAAATAAGACATGTTAATGACATAAATCTAAATAATGAACAAGATACGAATTATACAGATCGAAATCAACAAAACTATGGGAAAAATGAAGACTTGTCTGGTCTTTTTACAATGGTAAGAGATATTATCGATAGAAACTCGACTATTAATAGCATAAAGAGCTGTTGTGTGGATCGCTGTCAGAATATTAAGACCAAAGGACTTAATGGTTGCTTTTCTGCTCCTCGATTAGATCTTGGAATTTGTTCTGTTCCAGATACGAATTTATTAGTGTTCCGGCCTGGAAGACGAATGTgttgtaaataa
- a CDS encoding Ras-related protein, producing the protein MKNTYKTVFIGNSSVGKTTIMSQYLYQKIEDSFGPTIGLDFVSTTINILGRQVRLQLWDTAGQERFNSLIPNYTRNSFITIIVYDYSDEESYNKIDYWINDLVKVTDPENKIKLIIVANKKDLVEKSKIEEVRKKGKKKAKKFNALFVETCGLNYEDITGLVKAIHNLIEEDIKKNPEEEDSYKEIINLEKQKESRCCGGFRN; encoded by the coding sequence ATGAAGAACACATATAAAACAGTATTCATTGGTAACTCAAGCGTAGGTAAAACAACTATAATGTCCCAATATTTATACCAAAAAATCGAAGATTCTTTTGGTCCAACAATAGGACTGGATTTTGTTAGTACAACTATCAATATCTTAGGCAGACAAGTTAGACTGCAGCTCTGGGACACAGCAGGCCAGGAAAGATTTAATTCACTTATTCCTAATTACACAAGGAATAGTTTTATAACTATAATCGTATATGACTACTCAGACGAGGAatcatataataaaatagattATTGGATAAATGACCTAGTAAAAGTAACAGACccagaaaataaaatcaaattgaTAATTGTggctaataaaaaagatcttGTAGAGAAATCGAAAATAGAAGAAGTAAGGAAAAAAGGTAAGAAGAAGGCGAAAAAGTTCAATGCGCTTTTTGTAGAGACTTGTGGATTGAACTATGAAGATATTACAGGATTAGTTAAAGCAATACACAATCTTATAgaagaagatataaaaaagaaccCCGAAGAAGAAGACtcatataaagaaataataaatctagAGAAGCAAAAGGAATCAAGATGCTGTGGGGGATTTAGgaactaa